In one window of Aphidius gifuensis isolate YNYX2018 linkage group LG4, ASM1490517v1, whole genome shotgun sequence DNA:
- the LOC122855486 gene encoding probable phosphorylase b kinase regulatory subunit alpha isoform X1, with translation MRSRSNSGVRLDYYQRVVHKIIMNHQNPVTGLFPASMENNHAWIRDNVYCILAVWGLSMAYKKIADADEDRAKTYELEQSCVKLMRGLLMSMMQQKSKVEKFKITQNPLDALHAKYNSTNGQTVVGDDEWGHLQIDSISLYLLILAQMTASGLQIVFNLDEVAFIQNLVFYIESAYCTPDYGIWERGDKTNHGLPELNASSIGMAKAAMEAMNELDLFGARGGPTSVIHVLADEAQKCQAVLQSMLPRESNSKELDSGLLSIISFPAFAVDEPNLIQQTRDAITKKLQGKYGCKRFLRDGYRTPKEDPNRLYYEPWELRMFENIECEWPLFFCYLILDYCFQGNTEGINEYTKALEDIMIKSDDGMKLVPELYAVAQKNVAAEYAEPGSQPREALGRTPFKWAQSLYILGKLLQEGFLAVGELDPLNRRLCSEKKPDVVVQVVILAEDSDIRDKISQHDIHVQTIAEVAPIEVQPAKVLSHLYTYLGRNKKLGLSGRKSRDVGILSTSKLYSLHDRIFAFTPQLTDMTRFYIASDYELMIDIFKGEINFLKSSWQNMLGRPLVILPIKKGHLNDQGKIPLAMVTTMKKLKSGYINGTRVSLGNLNDFLSTSSITNLSFLGSSEDGRPDKLNPQVHQYLEEHLMRAFPHRTGLLSRPAIRTKPNIRRRMSVKGAIKKTRSIAVESGFPTILQESEILGMAGEDRRPSVVLATNPFIEVTDTSATLSPKSTSPDLSRSTRTPSPTDELLPWRTSPKPHHRVRNSSETQYADTEVEELMAMLRETESLEEQGDILQYLVDSQGLMFNTGMIENGHPVLVKDLLKGLYEKACQQKMWGIVRHTAGMLGKRVEDLAKAVTDLLVRQKQVTVGMPPTNEHTIIAPLPENELRSLIHMAYGDDESTAMLTQELLVYLAMFIRTEPQLFLEMLRLRVGLIIQVMATELSRTLICTGEEASEHLLNLSPFEMKNLLHHIMSGKEFAISSVGRGNFSIISCKSSRVSKKSQIGGFLNVDQPDEIEPDRQGQWLRRRRLDGALNRVPRDFYPRVWQVLERCQGLVIEGKLLPQNLTQEMTSGELKFALAVETVLNTIPQPEYRQLIVEALMVLTLVTEYNVVASLGGLIAVEHLVHKANAIFLEDQMKIDGDATLCCAKPKQQRETTSMGTLLCGGAAYICQHFYDSAPSGTYGTMTYITRSIASLLNFFPKDGDIECSIS, from the exons ATGAGAAGCCGAAGTAATTCTGGTGTCCGTTTGGACTATTATCAACGTGttgttcataaaataataatgaatcatCAAAATCCAGTGACTGGATTATTTCCAGCAAGTATGGAAAATAATCATGCATGGATACGTGataatgtatattgtatattagcTGTATGGGGTTTATCAAtggcatataaaaaaatagctgaTGCTGATGAAGACAGAGCTAAAACATATGAACTTGAACAAAGTTGTGTTAAATTAATGCGTGGTTTATTAATGTCAATGATGCaacaaaaatcaaaagttgaaaaatttaaaataacacaaaatcCACTTGATGCATTACatgcaaaatataattcaacaaatggACAAACAGttgttggtgatgatgaaTGGGGTCATTTACAAATTGATTCAATatcattgtatttattaatacttGCACAAATGACAGCATCAGGACTacaaattgtatttaatttagatGAAGTTgcttttatacaaaatttagtattttatattgaatcaGCATATTGTACACCAGATTATGGTATATGGGAACGTGGTGATAAAACAAATCATGGTTTACCAGAATTAAATGCAAGTAGTATTGGTATGGCTAAAGCAGCAATGGAAGCTATGAATGaacttgatttatttggtGCAAGAGGTGGTCCAACATCTGTTATTCATGTATTAGCTGATGAAGCACAAAAATGTCAAGCTGTATTACAATCAATGCTACCAAGAGAATCAAATTCAAAAGAACTTGATAGtggtttattatcaataatatcatttccAGCATTTGCTGTTGATGAACCaaatttaatacaacaaaCAAGAGAtgctataacaaaaaaattacagggTAAATATGGATGTAAAAGATTTTTACGTGATGGTTATCGTACACCAAAAGAAGATCCAAATAGACTGTATTATGAACCATGGGAATTGAGaatgtttgaaaatattgaatgtgaatggccattatttttttgttatctcaTTTTGGATTATTGCTTTCAAGGTAATACTGAAGGTATTAATGAATATACAAAAGCACTTGAAGATATTATGATTAAAAGTGATGATGGTATGAAACTTGTACCAGAGTTATATGCTGTTGCACAAAAAAATGTTGCTGCTGAATATGCTGAACCTGGTAGTCAACCACGTGAGGCACTTGGTAGAACACCATTTAAATGGGCACaatcattatatatacttGGTAAACTTTTACAAGAAGGTTTTTTAGCTGTTGGTGAATTGGATCCACTTAATAGACGTTTATGTAGTGAAAAAAAACCTGATGTTGTTGTACAAGTTGTTATTTTAGCTGAAGATTCTGATATTAGAGATAAAATATCACAACATGATATACATGTACAAACAATTGCTGAAGTTGCACCAATTGAAGTACAACCAGCAAAAGTATTGAGTCATCTTTATACATATCTTG gtcgaaataaaaaattgggaCTTTCTGGAAGAAAATCTAGAGATGTTGGAATACTAAGTACAAGCAAATTGTATTCACTTCATGATAGAATATTTGCCTTTACTCCTCAG TTGACGGACATGACTCGCTTCTACATCGCATCGGACTATGAACTCATGATCGATATATTTAAAGGCGAAATAAATTTCTTGAAGTCTAGCTGGCAAAATATGTTAGGTCGTCCTCTAGTTATTTTGCCCATCAAAAAAGGTCAtttaaatg ATCAAGGAAAAATACCACTTGCAATGgtaacaacaatgaaaaaattaaaaagtggATACATCAATGGTACCAGAGTATCATTgggtaatttaaatgatttctTGAGTACATCTAGTATAACAAATTTAAGTTTTCTTGGTAGTTCAGAAGATGGACGTCCTGATAAACTAAATCCCcag gtACATCAATATCTTGAGGAACACTTGATGCGAGCATTTCCACATCGTACTGGTTTACTTAGTCGTCCAGCAATTCGTACTAAACCAAATATACGAAGAAGAATGTCTGTCAAGGGTGCTATTAAAAAAACTCGATCAATTGCTGTTGAAT CTGGGTTTCCCACAATTCTTCAAGAAT ctGAAATATTAGGAATGGCTGGTGAAGATAGAAGACCATCAGTTGTACTTGCAACAAATCCATTTATCGAGGTGACTGATACAAGTGCAACACTGAGTCCAAAATCAACATCACCAGATTTATCACGTTCAACAAGAACACCATCACCAACAGATGAGCTATTACCATGGAGAACATCACCAAAACCTCATCATCGTGTTCGTAATTCATCAGAGACACAATATGCTGATACTGAGGTTGAAGAATTAATGGCAATGTTACGTGAAACAGAAAGTTTAGAAGAACAAGGTGATATATTACAGTATCTTGTTGATTCACAAGGTTTAATGTTTAATACTGGAATGATTGAAAATGGACATCCTGTATTAGTTAAAGATTTATTAAAAGGTTTATATGAAAAAGCATGTCAACAAAAAATGTGGGGTATTGTTAGACATACTGCTGGTATGCTTGGTAAACGAGTTGAAGATTTAGCAAAAGCTGTTACTGATTTATTAGTACGTCAAAAACAAGTTACTGTTGGTATGCCACCAACAAATGAACATACTATTATTGCACCATTACCAGAAAATGAATTACGTTCATTAATACATATGGCATATGGTGATGATGAAAGTACAGCAATGTTAACACAAGaattacttgtttatttagCAATGTTTATTAGAACAGAaccacaattatttttagaaatgtTAAGATTAAGAGTTGGTTTAATAATACAAGTTATGGCAACTGAATTATCAAGAACATTAATATGTACTGGTGAAGAAGCATCAgaacatttattaaatttatcaccatttgaaatgaaaaatttacttcATCATATAATGAGTGGTAAAGAATTTGCAATAAGTAGTGTTGGACGtggtaatttttcaataataagcTGTAAATCAAGTAGAGTTAgtaaaaaatcacaaattggaggttttttaaatgttgatcAACCAGATGAAATTGAACCAGATAGACAAGGACAATGGTTACGTAGAAGAAGACTTGATGGTGCATTAAATCGTGTACCAAGAGATTTTTATCCACGTGTATGGCAAGTTTTAGAACGTTGTCAAGGACTTGTTATTGAAGGTAAATTATTACCACAAAATTTAACACAAGAAATGACATCTGGTGAATTAAAATTTGCACTTGCTGTTGAAACAGTATTAAATACAATACCACAACCAGAATATCgtcaattaattgttgaagCATTAATGGTATTAACACTTGTTACTGAATATAATGTTGTTGCATCATTGGGTGGTCTTATTGCTGTTGAACATTTAGTACATAAAGCAAATGCAATATTTCTTGAagatcaaatgaaaattgatggTGATGCAACATTATGTTGTGCTAAACCAAAACAACAAAGAGAAACAACATCAATGGGTACATTACTTTGTGGTGGTGCTGCTTATATTTGTCAACATTTTTATGACAGTGCACCAAGTGGTACATATGGAACAATGACATATATCACCAGATCAATTGCTtctttactcaatttttttccaaaagaCGGTGATATTGAGTGCAGTATTTCgtaa